One genomic window of Salvia miltiorrhiza cultivar Shanhuang (shh) chromosome 4, IMPLAD_Smil_shh, whole genome shotgun sequence includes the following:
- the LOC131022221 gene encoding protein DETOXIFICATION 43 isoform X1: protein MSIYAHARNNSYELIAVGSSMGDENNAEVSAAGKWKFPVFVFFQDARNVLKRDELGREILRIAFPAALALAADPIASLIDTAFIGHLGAVEIGAVGVSIAIFNQASKVTIFPLVSITTSFVAQEDTVNRISDAHDLEKPPSDNNDNNNNNNSSSTTNIAIIDEKSNNINPHEGKGSKWKWESERRNIPSASTALVLGVVLGLIQTIFLVFLAKPLLNLMGVKTGSPMLEPAERYLTIRSLGAPAVLLSLAMQGIFRGFKDTKTPLYAIVVGDLTNIILDPIFIFVCRWGVAGAAIAHVLSQYLITLILFSKLATQIVMLPPSIKDLQLKRFLKNGFLLLARVIAVTICVTLAASLAARFGPTPMAAFQICLQVWLTSSLLADGLAVAGQAILACAFAEKDYQKATAAATRVLQMGFVLGLGLAVFVGVGLQFGSGIFSKDKNVIHMIAIGIPFVAATQPINTLAFVFDGVNFGASDFAYSAYSMVLVSIVSIGSLFLLSKTNGFIGIWFALTIYMGLRTFAGFWRMGTGTGPWRFLKGRSSS from the exons ATGTCTATATATGCTCATGCTAGGAATAATTCATATGAATTAATTGCAGTTGGAAGCTCAATGGGTGATGAGAATAATGCTGAGGTGTCAGCTGCCGGAAAGTGGAAGTTCCCGGTGTTTGTCTTCTTCCAAGATGCTAG GAATGTTTTGAAGAGGGATGAGCTAGGGCGGGAGATACTGCGCATCGCGTTCCCGGCGGCGCTGGCGCTGGCCGCCGATCCCATCGCATCTTTGATCGATACGGCGTTTATCGGGCACTTAGGGGCGGTGGAAATCGGAGCTGTAGGAGTTTCCATTGCTATCTTCAACCAAGCCTCCAAAGTCACCATATTCCCACTTGTTAGCATCACCACCTCATTTGTTGCTCAGGAAGATACTGTCAACAGAATCTCCGATGCTCATGACTTGGAGAAGCCGCCATCTGACAACAAcgacaacaataacaacaacaacagcagcagcaccACCAACATTGCCATCATTGATGAAAAATCCAACAACATCAACCCTCATG AAGGTAAAGGAAGCAAGTGGAAGTGGGAAAGTGAGCGGCGTAACATCCCTTCAGCATCGACTGCTCTGGTCCTTGGAGTAGTGCTGGGCCTCATCCAGACCATTTTCCTTGTATTCCTTGCTAAACCACTCTTGAACTTGATGGGTGTCAAAACG ggatctCCAATGCTGGAACCTGCAGAGAGGTACCTCACCATAAGGTCACTTGGTGCTCCTGCAGTCCTTCTCTCTCTAGCCATGCAAGGCATCTTTCGCGGTTTCAAAGATACTAAAACTCCTCTTTATGCTATTG TTGTAGGTGACCTAACCAACATAATTTTGGACCCCATTTTCATATTTGTGTGTCGTTGGGGCGTCGCCGGTGCTGCCATTGCTCATGTCCTTTCACA gtaCTTGATCACTCTGATTCTATTTAGCAAGTTAGCAACACAGATTGTGATGTTGCCTCCAAGCATCAAAGATCTGCAGCTGAAGAGATTCCTCAAGAATG GTTTCCTTTTACTAGCAAGAGTGATAGCTGTGACTATCTGTGTGACGTTGGCTGCTTCGTTGGCTGCAAGGTTCGGCCCGACTCCAATGGCTGCATTCCAGATATGCCTGCAGGTCTGGCTCACTTCTTCACTCCTTGCTGATGGCTTGGCAGTTGCTGGACAG GCAATCCTTGCTTGTGCATTTGCTGAGAAAGACTATCAGAAAGCAACAGCTGCTGCAACTCGAGTGCTGCAG ATGGGATTCGTGCTTGGGCTCGGGCTTGCTGTCTTCGTTGGAGTCGGGCTGCAGTTTGGATCAGGAATATTTTCCAAGGACAAGAATGTTATTCATATGATCGCCATAGGCATCCCG TTTGTAGCAGCAACGCAGCCTATAAACACTCTGGCATTCGTTTTCGATGGTGTCAATTTTGGAGCGTCTGACTTTGCATACTCTGCATACTCCATG GTGCTTGTATCCATAGTGAGCATTGGATCATTGTTTCTTCTGTCAAAAACTAACGGTTTCATCGGTATCTGGTTCGCTTTAACCATCTACATGGGACTAAGAACATTTGCTGGGTTTTGGAG GATGGGAACAGGAACAGGACCTTGGCGCTTTCTCAAGGGGAGATCGTCCTCATAG
- the LOC131022221 gene encoding protein DETOXIFICATION 43 isoform X2, translating to MGDENNAEVSAAGKWKFPVFVFFQDARNVLKRDELGREILRIAFPAALALAADPIASLIDTAFIGHLGAVEIGAVGVSIAIFNQASKVTIFPLVSITTSFVAQEDTVNRISDAHDLEKPPSDNNDNNNNNNSSSTTNIAIIDEKSNNINPHEGKGSKWKWESERRNIPSASTALVLGVVLGLIQTIFLVFLAKPLLNLMGVKTGSPMLEPAERYLTIRSLGAPAVLLSLAMQGIFRGFKDTKTPLYAIVVGDLTNIILDPIFIFVCRWGVAGAAIAHVLSQYLITLILFSKLATQIVMLPPSIKDLQLKRFLKNGFLLLARVIAVTICVTLAASLAARFGPTPMAAFQICLQVWLTSSLLADGLAVAGQAILACAFAEKDYQKATAAATRVLQMGFVLGLGLAVFVGVGLQFGSGIFSKDKNVIHMIAIGIPFVAATQPINTLAFVFDGVNFGASDFAYSAYSMVLVSIVSIGSLFLLSKTNGFIGIWFALTIYMGLRTFAGFWRMGTGTGPWRFLKGRSSS from the exons ATGGGTGATGAGAATAATGCTGAGGTGTCAGCTGCCGGAAAGTGGAAGTTCCCGGTGTTTGTCTTCTTCCAAGATGCTAG GAATGTTTTGAAGAGGGATGAGCTAGGGCGGGAGATACTGCGCATCGCGTTCCCGGCGGCGCTGGCGCTGGCCGCCGATCCCATCGCATCTTTGATCGATACGGCGTTTATCGGGCACTTAGGGGCGGTGGAAATCGGAGCTGTAGGAGTTTCCATTGCTATCTTCAACCAAGCCTCCAAAGTCACCATATTCCCACTTGTTAGCATCACCACCTCATTTGTTGCTCAGGAAGATACTGTCAACAGAATCTCCGATGCTCATGACTTGGAGAAGCCGCCATCTGACAACAAcgacaacaataacaacaacaacagcagcagcaccACCAACATTGCCATCATTGATGAAAAATCCAACAACATCAACCCTCATG AAGGTAAAGGAAGCAAGTGGAAGTGGGAAAGTGAGCGGCGTAACATCCCTTCAGCATCGACTGCTCTGGTCCTTGGAGTAGTGCTGGGCCTCATCCAGACCATTTTCCTTGTATTCCTTGCTAAACCACTCTTGAACTTGATGGGTGTCAAAACG ggatctCCAATGCTGGAACCTGCAGAGAGGTACCTCACCATAAGGTCACTTGGTGCTCCTGCAGTCCTTCTCTCTCTAGCCATGCAAGGCATCTTTCGCGGTTTCAAAGATACTAAAACTCCTCTTTATGCTATTG TTGTAGGTGACCTAACCAACATAATTTTGGACCCCATTTTCATATTTGTGTGTCGTTGGGGCGTCGCCGGTGCTGCCATTGCTCATGTCCTTTCACA gtaCTTGATCACTCTGATTCTATTTAGCAAGTTAGCAACACAGATTGTGATGTTGCCTCCAAGCATCAAAGATCTGCAGCTGAAGAGATTCCTCAAGAATG GTTTCCTTTTACTAGCAAGAGTGATAGCTGTGACTATCTGTGTGACGTTGGCTGCTTCGTTGGCTGCAAGGTTCGGCCCGACTCCAATGGCTGCATTCCAGATATGCCTGCAGGTCTGGCTCACTTCTTCACTCCTTGCTGATGGCTTGGCAGTTGCTGGACAG GCAATCCTTGCTTGTGCATTTGCTGAGAAAGACTATCAGAAAGCAACAGCTGCTGCAACTCGAGTGCTGCAG ATGGGATTCGTGCTTGGGCTCGGGCTTGCTGTCTTCGTTGGAGTCGGGCTGCAGTTTGGATCAGGAATATTTTCCAAGGACAAGAATGTTATTCATATGATCGCCATAGGCATCCCG TTTGTAGCAGCAACGCAGCCTATAAACACTCTGGCATTCGTTTTCGATGGTGTCAATTTTGGAGCGTCTGACTTTGCATACTCTGCATACTCCATG GTGCTTGTATCCATAGTGAGCATTGGATCATTGTTTCTTCTGTCAAAAACTAACGGTTTCATCGGTATCTGGTTCGCTTTAACCATCTACATGGGACTAAGAACATTTGCTGGGTTTTGGAG GATGGGAACAGGAACAGGACCTTGGCGCTTTCTCAAGGGGAGATCGTCCTCATAG